Within the Chitinophagales bacterium genome, the region TTTAACCGTAACGCCCCACTCAAAACTGCCACTTGTAGGTTTTATATCGCCATTAAGAATAGCGTAAAAAGCATCTGTAGCTCTACTGTCTTTAGATATAATACCTACTTTATCGCCTTTAGTTAAAGATAAATTTAAACCGGCAAACAACACTTCTCCGTCTTTTTCGTAGCTTAAATCATTTATGGTTAATATTTGATTGCCCACTTCTCTTTCTTGCGTAAAAATAATAGCCGGATATTTTCTGTTAGAAGGTTGCATATCTTCTATATTTATTTTATCCAAAGCTTTTTTTCGGGAAGTTGCTTGCTTACTTTTGGCAGCATTGGCACTAAATCGGGCAATAAACTCTTTAAGTTCTCTAATTTTTTCTTCGGCTTTTTTGTTTTTAGAAGCTCTTTGAGATAATAATAATTGGCTACTTTCATACCAAAAAGAGTAGTTTCCGGTAAATAATTTAATTTTTCCAAAGTCAATATCTACTACGTGCGTACATACAGCATCTAAAAAGTGTCTATCGTGCGAAACCACAATTACGGTGTTTTCATAACCTGCTAAAAAATCTTCTAACCAAGAAATAGTGTGAGCGTCAAGGTCATTTGTAGGCTCATCTAATACCAGCACGTCTGGATCGCCAAAGATAGCTTGAGCTAATAAAACTCTAATTTTTTCATTAGCTGTTAAATCCGACATTAATTTTTCTTGCTTGTCTTTATCTATTCCTAAATTGCTCAATAATTCGGAGGCATCACTCTCCGCATTCCAGCCGTTTAAATCAGCAAAATCGGCTTCTAATTCTCCTGCTTTTATTCCATCTTCTTCCGTAAAATCTGGTTTGGCATACAAAGCATCTTTTTCTTGCATAATGTTATAAAGTACGGTATGTCCCATTATAACGGTTTGCAATGCAGAATACTCATCATAAGCAAAATGGTCTTGTTTTAAAACCGATAATCTATCTCCCGGTTCTAACTCAATTTTACCACCAGTAGGTTCTTGTTCGCCTGTTAGTATTTTTAAAAATGTAGATTTTCCGGCACCATTAGCACCTATTACACCGTAGCAGTTGCCTTTAGTAAATTGAATATTCACTTCATCAAAAAGAACACGTTTCCCAAACTGTAAGGAAATATTATTAGCTGATAGCATTTTAATTAAATTTTAAGGATTAAAATTGAGAGTGCAAAGGTAAAGTTTTATTTGATAGAAATAAAATATTGTTTTGATGGAAAGATAAATAGAATTTAGGTTAGAAGTATTCGCAATCTTAAATTGGTTTAATAATAAAACTCCTTTCGCTAAATGCCGGAATGGTGGGCTCTTTTTCATAAAAATAGCGGATATCGTCTTTGCTGTCTGTCATTCCCAAACTGTATAAAATAGGCACAAAATGGTCGGGAGTAGGAGCGGCAAGTTTACCTAATTTGTGGCTTTTTTCGTAATTTATGATGTTATCAAAATTTCTTTCATCAATTTGTTTTTTTATCCAAGCATCATATTCCGCTTCCCAACCATAAGGTGTCATGTCATTTTTTCTCATTTTTTGCCCGGCAAGTTGCAGATTATGAATAAGCGAGCCACTTCCTATAATCAACACACCTTTTTCTCGCAAGGATTTTAATTGTTTGCCTAATTCATAGTGATATTGGGGTTTTGCATAATAATCAATACTCAACTGAAAAACAGGGACATCTGCTTTTGGAAACAAGTGCATTAGCATAGGCCACGCACCGTGATCCAAGCCCCAATCGGTAGTTTCACTAACAGATGGAATTATTTTTTTAACCTCATGTGCGGTTTCGGGCGAACCTTTGGCGTGGTAATATACATCATAATAGTTTTCGGGAAAACCGTAATAATCATAAATCTGTTCTTGTTCTGATGATATATTTACAAACGTTCCTTTTGTGCACCAATGAGCAGAAACCACCAATGCTGCTTTTACATCATAATTCTTTTGTAAATCTTTACCTAACTCAAATAAAGTGTTCCAAAATGGTCGTTCTTCTTTTGAAAGCGGAATATCCATAGGATTGCCGTGCGAGGTAAATAATACAGGCATACGCTTCCCTTGTTTAGGAAGCGTATTTGTAAATGCTTTTAAGCTGTTTAAGGTGCTCATGGTGGCAAAGGCTAAAATAGATTTTTTAAGAAATTCTTTTCTGTTCATCCTGTTAAGATTTGGGATTAATAGGAACTTTTTTTGTTCTTCCCCAAATAATAAATGTAGCAATAAGACCTATAAATATATTAATGCCTATTACAGAAAATTCTCCTTTTACAATATGGAATACAAAGGCAAGAATCATAACCACTAAAATACCTATGGCTGCATAAACAGTAAGTTTGGGCTGTATGCGTAAAATAGACGGAAGTAGCAAGCCTATTCCTCCAAGAAATTCGCTGATACCAATAAATCTAACCAATATAGATGGCACTTCTGCCACCCAAGGTAAAGAGCCTGCTAATTGATCTATAGCTTGTGTTGATTTCATAGCACCTGCCATTAGAAACATAAGGGCTAAAAATCCTTGTGCTATCCATAAAGAAATGTTTAATGCTTTTGAAGTTTGTTGTTGCGTTGTCATAGTTTTTGGTTCTTTATAAATGTATGTGAAATTATTTTTGGAAGCAATATAAAAATCTTTTGATAATGCAAAAATAAGTATCTTTGCTATACAAAAGTAAGCAATATACATTTTTATAGTACTATACTTTTGTATAGTTATAGTAAATACAGCATAGTATGAATAAAGCAAGCGAGTTAAAAAGTATTAAAGAATGTCCTACCAGTTATCTTTTAGCATTAAATGACACTATAAATGTTCTTACGGGAAAGTGGAAACTGCCTATATTGGCATCTTTGTTTTTTGGTAAAAAGCGTTATAGCGAGATAGAAAAAGAGATACCCAAAATAAATCCAAGGATGTTGTCAAAAGAATTAAGAGATTTAGAAGCCAATGGTTTGCTTGAAAGGAAGGTATATAATACTATTCCTGTTACTGTTGAATATGAATTGACCGAATCGGGCAAAACCTTTCAGCGAGTTATGGATGTTATGCTGGAATGGGGTTTAGAACACAGAGAAAATATTATTGGGAAGCGATAGATTTGAGAATGAGAAATAAATAATATATCTTGTGCTCTGTACAAGAGTCAGAATTATATAAAACGTGAGCATAAATGAGAGAACAAAATATTATCATATACAATACAAGTGATGGTAAAGCTTCTGTGGCTCTTTTTGCCAAAGATGGTAATGTTTGGATGAATCAAAACCAGCTTGCCGAACTTTTTGACACCTCTGTGCCCAATATTAGTATGCACATATCTAATATATTGAATGACAATGAGTTAGAAAATAATTCAGTTGTTAAGAATTACTTAACAACTGCTTCGGATGGCAAAAACTATGAGGTAACTTTTTATAGTTTAGATATGATTTTAGCTATTGGTTTTAGAGTTAGGAGTAAAAGAGGAACGCAATTTAGAATTTGGGCAAACCGAAACCTAAAGTCGTATATGATTAAAGGCTTCGTGATAGATGATGAACGTCTTAAAAATCCCGATGGCAGACCCGACTATTTTGATGAACTTTTGGAACGTATTCGTGAAATACGAGCTTCTGAAAAACGATTTTATCAAAAAGTAAAGGATTTACTTGCTTTGAGTAGCGATTATGATAGCACAGATAAAGCGACTCAAATGTTTTTTGCCGAAACACAAAATAAATTATTGTATGCGGTTACCCATAAAACAGCTGCTGAAATTATAATTTCCAGAGCAGATGCAGAAATGCCCAATATGGGTTTAACCAATTGGAAAGGAAGCAAAGTGAGAAAGCAAGACATAGTAATTGCTAAGAATTATCTGAATAAAGATGAGATAGATACGCTAAATAGATTAACGGTTATATTTTTGGAAACAGCCGAATTGAGAGTTAAAGAAAGAAAAGATATTACGCTTAAATTTTGGAAAGAAAATGTAAATAGGATTCTTGAGTTTAACGATAGATCTGTTTTGCAGAATACTGTTAAATATGAATTAACAGAATCGGGCAAAACCTTTCAACGGGTTATGGATGTTATGTTGGAATGGGGCTTAGAACACAGAGAAAATATTATTGGGAAGCGATAGATTTGAAAATAATAAATAAATAGCATATCTTGCACTCCGTACAAACGAAATATATACGACATAAATGTTCGTTTATATAATTGTTAGATGCGGCATACAAAAAAAGCCCAACGCACAAACAGCACATTTGGTTTTTGCCAACACAAAAGCCAACGCTCAAAAAACCAAAAGAGCTGTTTTTTGCCATCGCTCTAACAGAAATCCAAAACTTTTCGTAAATTTGCCAAAATTGTCAAGGTAAATTTGTCAAGAAAATGAAAGAAACATTTGGAGAATACATTCACAGATTAAGAGCTGACAACGGTTTAACACTAACAAAACTTGCAGCGGCACTTGACATTGACCAATCAACATTGTCAAAGATTGAAAATTCTAAACGCAATGTTCCCATTGAAATATTGCCTAAACTTTCCAAGGTTTTCAAATTGGACATTCATCAGCTTGAAAAAGAATATTACAGTGAAAAAATTGCTGAAATCATATACAATAAAGAAAATGACACTAAAGAATTAATTGAGCTTGCAAAAGAAAAGGCAAAATATTTCAGAATTAAAAAATTACAACAAGGTAGAATCAAGTTTTAATTATGATAGGAGCATCGTTATTTTCAAGTGCAGGTATTGCGGAAACTTACTTCGAAGAAGTAGGAATAGACATTGTTGCCGCCAATGAACTGATTCAGGAAAGAGCCGACTTATATCAGGCATTGTACCCCAAATCTAAAATGATAGCAGGAAATATTTTAGATGAAATGGTTTTTAAAACACTTGTAAAAAACACACCTGATAAGTTAGATTTTTTAATAGCTTCACCTCCTTGTCAAGGAATGAGCGTTGCAGGAAAAAACAGAAATGTTGCTCAAATGCTAACAGATGAGAGGAATTATCTTGTTTTTAAAATCATTGACTTCATTAAGTTAAAATCGCCTGATTTTGTCTTGATTGAAAACGTTCCAACATTTTTCAAATTACTTCTACCATACGAAAATGAACAATTAAAAGTCATTGAAATATTAAATATTGAATTTGGAGAAGAATACAATATTGAGGCAGATGTATATGATGCAGCCGAATTTGGAGTTGCACAAAGACGAACAAGAGCAATCATAAAACTTTACCGAAAAAGCAAAAAATGGGGGCAACCTAAAAAAGCCGAAAAACAAATAACGGTAGAAGAAAAAATTGGCTTTTTACCAAGCATTGAAGCAGGACAAAAATCAAAAATGAAATGGCATTTTGCACGAAAACATTCGGAAAATCACATTAAATGGATGAAACACACCCCGACAGGAAAAACGGCTTTTGAAAATGAAAAATATTTCCCAGTAAAATCAAACGGAGAAAAAATAAAAAGCTATAACACAACATACAGACGAATAAAATGGGACGAGCCTGCACCAACAATTACAATGCGTAATGATGCAATCAGTTCGCAACTAAATGTTCATCCAGGAAGAAAATTGGAAAACGGTACTTATTCTGATGCAAGGGTTTTAACACCATTGGAGTTAATGTTATTATCTTCTCTACCTCAAAATTGGAACATTCCAGAAAACACACCTGAACTACTTATCAGAAAGTGTATTGGCGAGTGTATTCCACCCTTATTGATTAAAAACATTGTAGCCCAAATCAACAAGTAGTATGACTTTAAGAATTGACAGTAAAAAATGGATTTTATATAGACACACAAGGAATTTTGAGAAACTTTGTGCTGTTGCTGAATTTTTAAAATCGTACACAAAAACAGGTATTTCAAAAGAGGATAAAATTAATCTCAATCTAAAATTGAGAGAATTAGGTTTATACAGTGAACGAAACCCCGATTTACCGCTTGATGCCATAAACCACAAAATCAACCAACTTTCGTATTATATGTTTGGCTACCAAGCCAAAGTTGACGGAGAAGACCGCTTTTTGTTTAGCCCACTTGGAAATTTGTTTTTGAAACACGTTGAAGACAAAGAAAAAACAGCCAAAATTTTTCTCACAATGCTTTGGGCTGTTCAATATCCACATCCTCACAGCGGTACAGATAAGGAATTTAAACTTTATCCATTTCGTTTGATTTACAAATTATTATCCGAGCCTAAACTTTCAAATAAACTTTACGCTTTTGAAGTAGCCTATTCGGTCGTTTTCACAAAAGAAATCACAAAATCAACCTACAAAGATTTGGTAGGTGAACTGTTGGATTTAAGAAAACTTTCTGATGAACAACTTGCCAATAAATTTCAAGAAGACAGACACGCTTACGTGAATTCTGCTTATGAATGGGACTATTACGTTTCAAATTTGTTTGCAAGTGCTGAAGTTTTGAACAAAAAAGACGGAGTTGTTATTACCAAATTACAACACGGAAATACCAACACTTATAGAAAAATAACACGAAACGAAGTTTCCATTCCAGACAATCTAAAAACTTTAGTTCAACAGTTAGAAAGCGAATATTCGTTTTTAGAAAAACCATTGTTACTAAACGACCCAGAACGTCTGAAAATAGACGTTATAAAAGAAATTTACAGCTTCTATCCAAAAACACTTCTCATTGACATTGGAGAGAAAATTGACGATTTCAAATTTGAATTGTTAAATCTCCCGAAACTAATTGAACAATATGCAGACAACAACGATGGTGCAGAAGCTTACCTTTTTGAAGATGCTCTGACAGACGGGTTCAATATGTTCTACAATGTAGATGCTCAAAAAGTTGGCGGTGCAGGAAACACCGATTTAGAGTGTCTATACCTACCCAAAAAGAAAAAATTCGCTGTTGATGCAAAATCAACTAAAAATAAATTGTCAGGTGTAAATGCAGGAAGATTAGAAGGACACCGTGAAAAGATTGGCGGTACATATACAATTGTTGTTACACCAAGATACGTTCCAGCCGTGCTTCAAGATATTCGCACGAGTCCTATCGTAATAATTCGTGCAAACACATTTTCAGAGTATTTGTACAACTGTATAGACAATGACGTAAGAGAAATAGACTATGAAGATTTTGACAGTATCATCGTTAATAATCTTGGAAAAGACATCAGTAAAAACATTTCTGATTTAACCATTTCAAGGTTCGCCACTAAAAATTAAAACTTGCTATGATTACAATTACAAGAGAAGACAATATGAATTTAATGGCAAGGTATCCTGATAATTATTTTGACCTTGCAATCGTTGACCCACCTTATGGAATTTTGAACAAAACTAAAAGAGGTGGCGACCATAAGTTTAATATGGACGAATACCGTCAATGGGACATAAAGCCTGATGACGAATACTTTAATGAACTTTTTCGTGTATCAAAAAATCAGATTATTTGGGGTGGAAATTATTTTGGGCATCTTTGGGCAAGAAGTCCATACAATAAAGGCTTTATCATTTGGGACAAAAATCAACCTGAAACATTAAACAACTTTTCAATGGCAGAAATGGCTTGGTCATCATTAGATAAACCTTCAAAGATTTTTAGATACAGCGTAAGAAAAAACAGAAATAAAATTCATCCAACACAAAAGCCGGTTGACCTTTATGAATGGCTTTTAAAAATGTATGCCGATGAAGGAGATAAAATTTTGGACACGCATTTGGGTAGCGGAACGATTGCGATTGCTTGTTATAATGCGGGATTGAGTTTGACTGCTTGTGAAATAAGTGACACATATTATTTGAAAGCTTTGGAAAAAATCAAAGAGGTTGTTCCAGAAAGTGCTATTCATACAAATGATTCAGAAGCGTTTGCTTTGACTTTCCCCGAGCAGAAAACATCTGAAAACGGACTTCATAAATTGTATAAGGAACATATTAAACAACTTAAATTATTTAAGGAGCAACGTGCGGAATACCGAGCAATGATAAAATAGAGTGAAAAATACCAACGCTAAAAGCCATACACATTTGCAATTACTCACGGTTTTTAAATGTTTTTTTTGTGTTCGTGAGTTTACGTTTCGCATCAGCCAACGCACAAACCAAAAATTGCAGGCAACGTATGTCTTTTCCATCGCTGAAATACGAACGAAAAAATAAAGCCTACAGACAACAACTAAGTTTTCGTTGCGTCCGAAGGACGAACAATGAATCCGCCACAGGCGGAGAACGGAACCGGTTGTTTTAGGATGGTTGATAAAAAAAATGTTCTATTGGGGATTTCGTAAAACAGTTTGTTACTTATATCGGCATCCTTGCCGATTTTCACTTTTTGCTTCACTGCGTTCGCAAAGACGAACCGATATAAGCACGTCTTTGCGAGTGAGGAACGAACGAAGTTTACCTACGGCAGGCAGGAAATATCTATAATAACACCAATTTTTAGCACAAAATAGTCTAAGCTATTTTGTATTATACAATGGTAAGTAAGGCAATACTTTTCTTCTACCGATGTTTTCCTATTCCCTCTTTTAATAAATTTTTATATTCTTGAATATCGGGAGTGTAGCCTGTGGGTTTCATTAAAATTTCTGTTCCGTCAGGATTAAGCATTACATATAGCGGCTGCGAAACATAAGAAAAATTAATAGCTTGAAAGTATGACCACTTGTTGCCGGAGTTTCTTAAATTCTTTTCATAGTTCCCGTTTTTAATTATCAGTTTTTGCTCTTCTGGCAGTTCTGTTCTGTCATCTACATAAAGAGAAACCAAAACGACATCATTTGCCAACATTGATAAAATTTCTTTATCAACCCACACATTTTCTTCCATTTTTCTACAGTTTACACAAGCATAACCCGTAAAATCAACAAAAAGTGGTTTATTTACTTCTTTAGCATAACATTGTGCTTCAAAAAAATCATGAAAACACGGTAAATCATGCGGGCACTCATCCGAAAAATTAAAACGTTGCTTATGTTCTGCTGTTACATTATTTTTGGTAGTAGATGAATGTTTAAAAATAGAGTGGTGCATAGGCGGTGGAAATCCGGCAATAACGTTTCTTACAAAAGGAATGTCTTTGCCTAACATGCTGGGTGTTAGTAGAATAGCTAATAAAACCATAAAACTGCCTAATGCAATTCTTCCTTTTCCTATTTTTTCTTTTACTCCTTTTTTAAATGAATAAAACCCAAATAAATAAGCCGCCAATAATAAAGCTATGATAATCCAAAGAGCAAAGAAAATTTCTCTTTTCACTATCACTAAGCTGGGATCTACTAAATCTGCGTTGGATAAAAATTTAAGTGCTAAAGCTAATTCTAAAAATCCTAAAACAACTTTTACGGTATTTAACCACCCACCAGATTTAGGCAAACTTTTCATCATGCCCGGGAACAAAGCAAAAAGTGCAAAAGGAAGCCCCAAGGCTACACCAAAACCTGCCATTCCTGCCGTTAAGTGCCATGCACCTTGCGTTAGCGTACCTGCCAATAGCGAACCTACTAAAGGCCCTGTACAAGAAAAGGAAACTATTACTAAAGTAAGAGCCATAAAAAATACACCTATTATTCCTCCGGCACTTTCGGCACTGCTTACTTTATTGGCTAATCCACTGGGTAAAGTTATTTCGTAAAAGCCAAAAAATGAAAAGGCAAACACTACAAAAATGATAA harbors:
- a CDS encoding ATP-binding cassette domain-containing protein; protein product: MLSANNISLQFGKRVLFDEVNIQFTKGNCYGVIGANGAGKSTFLKILTGEQEPTGGKIELEPGDRLSVLKQDHFAYDEYSALQTVIMGHTVLYNIMQEKDALYAKPDFTEEDGIKAGELEADFADLNGWNAESDASELLSNLGIDKDKQEKLMSDLTANEKIRVLLAQAIFGDPDVLVLDEPTNDLDAHTISWLEDFLAGYENTVIVVSHDRHFLDAVCTHVVDIDFGKIKLFTGNYSFWYESSQLLLSQRASKNKKAEEKIRELKEFIARFSANAAKSKQATSRKKALDKINIEDMQPSNRKYPAIIFTQEREVGNQILTINDLSYEKDGEVLFAGLNLSLTKGDKVGIISKDSRATDAFYAILNGDIKPTSGSFEWGVTVKHSYLPNENSEFFEGSNLNLIDWLRQYSTNKEEAYVRGFLGKMLFTGEESFKKVSVLSGGEKVRCMVSRCMLQEGNVVMLNEPTSHLDLEAITAFNNGVKDFSGIILLTTQDHSFMHTSVNRIFEFGPNGCIDKQFTTYDDYLEDEKVQERRNDLYNSVTA
- a CDS encoding dioxygenase, yielding MNRKEFLKKSILAFATMSTLNSLKAFTNTLPKQGKRMPVLFTSHGNPMDIPLSKEERPFWNTLFELGKDLQKNYDVKAALVVSAHWCTKGTFVNISSEQEQIYDYYGFPENYYDVYYHAKGSPETAHEVKKIIPSVSETTDWGLDHGAWPMLMHLFPKADVPVFQLSIDYYAKPQYHYELGKQLKSLREKGVLIIGSGSLIHNLQLAGQKMRKNDMTPYGWEAEYDAWIKKQIDERNFDNIINYEKSHKLGKLAAPTPDHFVPILYSLGMTDSKDDIRYFYEKEPTIPAFSERSFIIKPI
- a CDS encoding DoxX family protein, yielding MTTQQQTSKALNISLWIAQGFLALMFLMAGAMKSTQAIDQLAGSLPWVAEVPSILVRFIGISEFLGGIGLLLPSILRIQPKLTVYAAIGILVVMILAFVFHIVKGEFSVIGINIFIGLIATFIIWGRTKKVPINPKS
- a CDS encoding helix-turn-helix transcriptional regulator, whose amino-acid sequence is MNKASELKSIKECPTSYLLALNDTINVLTGKWKLPILASLFFGKKRYSEIEKEIPKINPRMLSKELRDLEANGLLERKVYNTIPVTVEYELTESGKTFQRVMDVMLEWGLEHRENIIGKR
- a CDS encoding virulence RhuM family protein; its protein translation is MREQNIIIYNTSDGKASVALFAKDGNVWMNQNQLAELFDTSVPNISMHISNILNDNELENNSVVKNYLTTASDGKNYEVTFYSLDMILAIGFRVRSKRGTQFRIWANRNLKSYMIKGFVIDDERLKNPDGRPDYFDELLERIREIRASEKRFYQKVKDLLALSSDYDSTDKATQMFFAETQNKLLYAVTHKTAAEIIISRADAEMPNMGLTNWKGSKVRKQDIVIAKNYLNKDEIDTLNRLTVIFLETAELRVKERKDITLKFWKENVNRILEFNDRSVLQNTVKYELTESGKTFQRVMDVMLEWGLEHRENIIGKR
- a CDS encoding helix-turn-helix transcriptional regulator; its protein translation is MKETFGEYIHRLRADNGLTLTKLAAALDIDQSTLSKIENSKRNVPIEILPKLSKVFKLDIHQLEKEYYSEKIAEIIYNKENDTKELIELAKEKAKYFRIKKLQQGRIKF
- the dcm gene encoding DNA (cytosine-5-)-methyltransferase yields the protein MIGASLFSSAGIAETYFEEVGIDIVAANELIQERADLYQALYPKSKMIAGNILDEMVFKTLVKNTPDKLDFLIASPPCQGMSVAGKNRNVAQMLTDERNYLVFKIIDFIKLKSPDFVLIENVPTFFKLLLPYENEQLKVIEILNIEFGEEYNIEADVYDAAEFGVAQRRTRAIIKLYRKSKKWGQPKKAEKQITVEEKIGFLPSIEAGQKSKMKWHFARKHSENHIKWMKHTPTGKTAFENEKYFPVKSNGEKIKSYNTTYRRIKWDEPAPTITMRNDAISSQLNVHPGRKLENGTYSDARVLTPLELMLLSSLPQNWNIPENTPELLIRKCIGECIPPLLIKNIVAQINK
- a CDS encoding restriction endonuclease, which codes for MTLRIDSKKWILYRHTRNFEKLCAVAEFLKSYTKTGISKEDKINLNLKLRELGLYSERNPDLPLDAINHKINQLSYYMFGYQAKVDGEDRFLFSPLGNLFLKHVEDKEKTAKIFLTMLWAVQYPHPHSGTDKEFKLYPFRLIYKLLSEPKLSNKLYAFEVAYSVVFTKEITKSTYKDLVGELLDLRKLSDEQLANKFQEDRHAYVNSAYEWDYYVSNLFASAEVLNKKDGVVITKLQHGNTNTYRKITRNEVSIPDNLKTLVQQLESEYSFLEKPLLLNDPERLKIDVIKEIYSFYPKTLLIDIGEKIDDFKFELLNLPKLIEQYADNNDGAEAYLFEDALTDGFNMFYNVDAQKVGGAGNTDLECLYLPKKKKFAVDAKSTKNKLSGVNAGRLEGHREKIGGTYTIVVTPRYVPAVLQDIRTSPIVIIRANTFSEYLYNCIDNDVREIDYEDFDSIIVNNLGKDISKNISDLTISRFATKN
- a CDS encoding site-specific DNA-methyltransferase, which codes for MITITREDNMNLMARYPDNYFDLAIVDPPYGILNKTKRGGDHKFNMDEYRQWDIKPDDEYFNELFRVSKNQIIWGGNYFGHLWARSPYNKGFIIWDKNQPETLNNFSMAEMAWSSLDKPSKIFRYSVRKNRNKIHPTQKPVDLYEWLLKMYADEGDKILDTHLGSGTIAIACYNAGLSLTACEISDTYYLKALEKIKEVVPESAIHTNDSEAFALTFPEQKTSENGLHKLYKEHIKQLKLFKEQRAEYRAMIK
- a CDS encoding thioredoxin family protein, producing MKYIFSLFLLSFVFLFKPAFAENKISYECQPFYDNEGNFSEENFKDALVLDIDASKQVSENKEEKSIWLVFLLGLGGGLIALLTPCVFPMIPLTVSFFTKQDGNKKQGIFQALLYGFFIFFIYTLVSAPFHLLNLAPDVLSQIATNVWLNLAFFIIFVVFAFSFFGFYEITLPSGLANKVSSAESAGGIIGVFFMALTLVIVSFSCTGPLVGSLLAGTLTQGAWHLTAGMAGFGVALGLPFALFALFPGMMKSLPKSGGWLNTVKVVLGFLELALALKFLSNADLVDPSLVIVKREIFFALWIIIALLLAAYLFGFYSFKKGVKEKIGKGRIALGSFMVLLAILLTPSMLGKDIPFVRNVIAGFPPPMHHSIFKHSSTTKNNVTAEHKQRFNFSDECPHDLPCFHDFFEAQCYAKEVNKPLFVDFTGYACVNCRKMEENVWVDKEILSMLANDVVLVSLYVDDRTELPEEQKLIIKNGNYEKNLRNSGNKWSYFQAINFSYVSQPLYVMLNPDGTEILMKPTGYTPDIQEYKNLLKEGIGKHR